A single window of Streptomyces sudanensis DNA harbors:
- a CDS encoding NUDIX hydrolase: MIERVRAVLVPPGDTTLVIRRTRPGIPVYWVLPGGGVEPGDETREAALHREIHEEIAGKAGIVRLLHTLESDDERQLFYLARIATWSFDDRTGPEFSAEGRGEYALEEIPLTVEGLDGIDLKPEEIAHVLRGAISTAALGAEATSF, encoded by the coding sequence GTGATCGAACGAGTCCGTGCCGTCCTGGTCCCCCCCGGCGACACGACGCTGGTCATCCGCCGCACCCGGCCCGGCATCCCCGTGTACTGGGTCTTGCCCGGCGGCGGCGTCGAACCCGGCGACGAGACCCGCGAGGCCGCCCTCCACCGGGAGATCCACGAGGAGATCGCGGGGAAGGCCGGCATCGTCCGCCTCCTCCACACGCTGGAGTCCGACGACGAGCGCCAGCTCTTCTACCTCGCCCGCATCGCGACGTGGTCCTTCGACGACCGCACCGGCCCCGAGTTCAGCGCCGAAGGCCGCGGCGAGTACGCGCTAGAGGAGATTCCGCTGACCGTGGAGGGGCTCGACGGCATCGACCTCAAGCCCGAGGAGATCGCCCACGTGCTGAGGGGGGCTATTAGCACCGCAGCCCTCGGAGCCGAGGCGACTTCATTCTGA